A section of the Humulus lupulus chromosome 2, drHumLupu1.1, whole genome shotgun sequence genome encodes:
- the LOC133819687 gene encoding histone-lysine N-methyltransferase family member SUVH9-like: MMGSLLPFQDLNLLPESSSAAAAMAATTSATTTTPIPLKVPKLEPKLEPFEEALQTPNPLPYQPQQHLPRLQETQEQPFFSSLPTPTPNPISDSQLTPFTPFTNQTLIPLLSQSSADESNVFSEFHRISELFKTAFSQGDQDGDSQVSDPDSRAIVPFPEENQVAPIIVSRKRLPRSAELVRVTNLGIEDETYFRNVVRRTRMIFDSLRVLSTADEERKHGVGNVKRLRGDLKASSIMRDRELWLNRDKRIVGSIPGVYVGDLFFFRMELCVVGLHGQVQAGIDYVPASQSSNGEPIATSVIISGGYEDDEDAGDVVIYTGHGGQDKFNKQCAHQKLEGGNLALERSMHYGIEVRVIRGIKHPGSITSKVYVYDGLYRIMDCWFDVGKSGFGVYKYKLVRIDGQPEMGSAILRFAASLRAKPLTMRPAGYLSLDISLQKEGLPVLLFNDIDADQEPLYYDYLVRTVFPPFAFHRSGNGTGCECTGGCTEDCFCAMKNGGELAYDHNGILLRGKPLVFECGPFCRCPPQCRNRVTQNGIKCRLEVFRSRETGWGVRSLDLIQAGAFICEYTGVILTREQAHIVSMNGDNLVYPHRFSDRWAEWGELSQIYDDYVRPSYPPVPPLDFAIDVSKMRNVACYMTHSSTPNVMVQFVLYDHNNLMFPHLMLFAMENIPPLRELSLDYGVAEEWTPKLSICN; the protein is encoded by the coding sequence ATGATGGGTTCTCTCCTCCCTTTTCAAGATCTTAATCTTCTCCCTGAGAGTTCCTCCGCCGCGGCAGCCATGGCAGCCACCACCAGCGCCACCACTACTACCCCCATCCCTTTGAAAGTCCCTAAACTCGAACCCAAGCTTGAACCTTTCGAAGAAGCGTTACAGACCCCTAATCCGCTTCCTTACCAACCCCAGCAACACCTTCCTCGACTACAAGAAACCCAAGAACAACCATTCTTCTCTTCTTTACCTACGCCAACCCCAAATCCCATCTCTGATTCTCAACTCACCCCTTTCACCCCTTTCACTAATCAAACCCTTATTCCGTTGTTGTCCCAAAGCTCGGCCGACGAGAGCAATGTCTTCTCCGAGTTTCACCGGATTTCGGAACTCTTCAAAACTGCTTTTTCTCAGGGGGATCAAGACGGCGATAGTCAGGTCTCTGACCCCGATTCGCGAGCAATTGTACCCTTTCCCGAAGAAAACCAGGTCGCCCCAATTATTGTTTCGCGGAAGAGGCTTCCTCGCTCTGCCGAGCTGGTAAGGGTCACGAATCTAGGAATCGAAGACGAGACTTACTTCCGCAACGTGGTGAGGCGCACGCGGATGATATTTGATTCGCTTCGGGTTCTGTCGACGGCGGATGAGGAGAGGAAGCACGGCGTGGGGAATGTGAAGCGGTTGCGCGGTGATTTGAAAGCGTCTTCGATCATGAGGGACCGAGAGTTGTGGCTTAATCGAGATAAGAGGATTGTGGGTTCGATTCCAGGGGTCTATGTTGGAGATTTGTTCTTCTTTCGTATGGAGCTTTGTGTGGTCGGGTTACATGGTCAGGTCCAGGCTGGAATCGATTATGTTCCGGCGAGTCAGAGCTCCAATGGAGAGCCAATTGCGACGAGTGTGATCATATCCGGTGGGTACGAAGACGACGAGGACGCTGGAGATGTGGTAATCTATACTGGTCATGGTGGACAGGACAAGTTCAATAAGCAATGTGCTCATCAGAAGCTTGAAGGTGGCAACCTTGCACTTGAAAGGAGCATGCATTATGGGATTGAAGTGAGGGTTATCAGAGGAATCAAGCACCCGGGTAGTATTACTAGCAAGGTATATGTATATGATGGCTTGTATCGAATTATGGATTGCTGGTTTGATGTGGGTAAGTCTGGTTTTGGGGTTTATAAGTATAAGCTTGTAAGAATTGATGGTCAACCTGAAATGGGTAGCGCCATTCTTAGGTTTGCAGCATCTCTAAGAGCTAAGCCCTTGACGATGAGGCCAGCTGGTTACCTTAGTTTAGATATCTCGTTGCAGAAGGAGGGCCTCCCGGTTTTGCTTTTTAATGATATTGACGCTGATCAGGAACCATTGTACTATGACTATCTTGTGAGAACTGTCTTTCCTCCATTTGCGTTTCATCGGTCAGGGAATGGTACTGGGTGTGAGTGCACTGGGGGTTGCACTGAAGATTGCTTTTGTGCTATGAAGAATGGAGGTGAGCTTGCTTATGATCACAATGGGATTCTCTTGAGAGGCAAGCCTTTAGTTTTCGAATGCGGGCCATTCTGTCGTTGTCCCCCACAATGCCGGAATCGGGTTACACAGAATGGGATAAAATGTAGACTGGAAGTCTTTAGGTCAAGGGAAACAGGTTGGGGAGTAAGGTCGTTGGACTTGATACAGGCTGGTGCGTTTATATGTGAATATACAGGGGTTATTCTCACGAGGGAACAGGCCCATATTGTTTCAATGAATGGTGATAACTTAGTTTATCCGCATCGGTTTTCTGATAGATGGGCAGAATGGGGAGAGTTGTCTCAAATATATGATGATTATGTAAGGCCATCGTATCCGCCAGTGCCACCGTTGGATTTTGCAATAGATGTATCAAAAATGAGGAACGTTGCCTGTTATATGACCCACAGTTCAACTCCTAATGTAATGGTGCAGTTTGTGCTTTATGACCACAATAACTTGATGTTCCCTCATCTTATGCTGTTTGCAATGGAAAACATCCCTCCTCTGAGGGAGCTCAGCCTTGACTATGGAGTGGCTGAGGAATGGACACCGAAGCTTTCTATCTGTAACTGA